The following are encoded in a window of Paramormyrops kingsleyae isolate MSU_618 chromosome 12, PKINGS_0.4, whole genome shotgun sequence genomic DNA:
- the LOC111845335 gene encoding calcium-binding protein 2-like, with amino-acid sequence MSEKKAGAAAAAAGAGTSGEASTSQPKKTKKTKKTSESAIAKMYSPLLNSLFGQERQLVPEELDELSEAFKEFDYDQDGYLNYKDVADCMRTMGYMPTEMELIEIIQQIKMRLGGLIDFDDFCELMGPRMMEETAHMMGIKELQCAFRQFDSDGDGLITYDELKDAMKSLLGEKLKKGELDEMLKEIDLNGDGNVDFNEFVMMLSR; translated from the exons ATGTCTGAGAAGAAGgcaggagctgctgctgctgctgctggggctGGAACATCTGGGGAAGCTTCCACATCTCAGCCCAAGAAGACCAAGAAGACGAAGAAGACCAGTGAAAGCGCCATAGCTAAGATGTACTCTCCCCTGCTGAACTCACTCTTTGGTCAG GAACGGCAATTGGTACCTGAGGAATTGGATG AGTTAAGTGAGGCCTTTAAAGAGTTCGACTATGACCAGGATGGCTACCTGAACTATAAAGACGTGGCTGACTGTATGAGGACCATGGGCTACATGCCCACGGAGATGGAACTCATTGAAATCATCCAGCAGATCAAGATGAGAC TGGGAGGTCTGATTGACTTTGATGACTTTTGTGAGCTTATGGGGCCAAGGATGATGGAGGAGACCGCTCACATGATGGGGATTAAGGAGCTCCAGTGTGCTTTCAGACAG TTTGATTCTGATGGTGATGGACTGATCACCTATGATGAGCTGAAGGACGCTATGAAGTCCCTCCTTGGAGAGAAGCTAAAAAAAGGAGAGCTGGATGAGATGCTCAAGGAAATAGACCTGAACGGAGATGGGAACGTAGACTTTAATG AGTTTGTAATGATGCTGTCCCGGTAA
- the LOC111845332 gene encoding cyclin-dependent kinase 2-associated protein 2-like yields the protein MSYKPIAPAPSGPNHTPPGSSVSSLSPSLPSSSTYRQVFNDFGPPSMGFVQPVKVSQGSTYSELLAVIEEMSREIRPTYAGSKSAMERLKRGIIHARALVRECLAETERNARS from the exons ATGAGCTACAAGCCTATTGCGCCAGCCCCGTCCGGCCCCAACCACACCCCGCCAG GTTCTAGTGTTTCttccctgtctccctctctcccttcctcttcCACCTACAGACAGGTGTTTAATGACTTTGGTCCCCCTTCAATGGGCTTTGTCCAG ccaGTGAAAGTTTCTCAGGGGTCCACTTACAGTGAGCTGCTGGCAGTCATTGAGGAGATGAGTCGTGAGATCCGGCCCACCTATGCTGGTAGCAAGAGCGCCATGGAGAGGTTGAAAAGAG GTATTATCCACGCTCGGGCGCTTGTCAGGGAGTGTTTGGCAGAGACGGAAAGAAATGCTCGCTCATAA